The Chthoniobacterales bacterium genome segment AGCCCATGGCTCGGCCACGACCTGCGAATGCGGCGGACATTTGCTTTTACCACGGGCATTTACAACTACTCCTACCTTGCGCTGCCTCTGGTGGTTTCGCTCTTCAACCGGGCGACTTTGGGCGTGCTCTTCACCTTCAATCTAGGCGTCGAGATCGCCTTCTGGACCGTGGGTTTGATTGTTCTCACCGGAAGCGAAAACAAAGCCGGTCCCGGCTGGCGTCGTGTCGTCAATCCGCCCATTTTGTCCATCGTCTTTGCTGTGATTTTGAACGCCATCGTGCGTCCAGAATGGCTGCCGCATTTCCTCACCTCGGGCATCCACACCGTCGGCGGGATCGCCATTCCACTCGCATTGTTATTAACCGGCGCGACCATGGCGGACTGGATTCCTTCGCTCAAAACCGGCTTCCGCACGCCTCTCGTCGCCCTCGCCATCGGACTGCGACTCGGAGTGTTGCCCGTGCTGTTTCTCCTCGCCGCCCGCTGGCTGCCGATGTCATTGGAACTCCAGCGAATCATCGTCATCCAAGCTGCGATGCCGGCGGGAATGCTGCCCGTCGTCATCGCGAAGCATTACGACGGCGATCCGGGTGCGGCGCTGCAAGTCGTCATCGGCACCAGCGTGATCGGATTGCTGACAATTCCGTTCTGGATACGGGTCGGACTTCCCTTGGTGGGGCTGTAAAAATTTCTTGCAGATAACCCCTTGCCAAGGGTGGGGACGCGGCCTATAACAGCACTCCCCGCGCGAGTGGGGACGACGATAATGTCTAAAAATGGGTAGGTTCCGGAGTGGCCAAACGGGGTGGACTGTAAATCCACTGGCATCGCC includes the following:
- a CDS encoding AEC family transporter, whose amino-acid sequence is MNTQYLQLLGLVAPVYLIIVTGFAVRRLGWLNAAADASLLRLVVNLLIPCLILDSILGNPSLARVENLILPPVIGFASIIIGFAVARLVSPWLGHDLRMRRTFAFTTGIYNYSYLALPLVVSLFNRATLGVLFTFNLGVEIAFWTVGLIVLTGSENKAGPGWRRVVNPPILSIVFAVILNAIVRPEWLPHFLTSGIHTVGGIAIPLALLLTGATMADWIPSLKTGFRTPLVALAIGLRLGVLPVLFLLAARWLPMSLELQRIIVIQAAMPAGMLPVVIAKHYDGDPGAALQVVIGTSVIGLLTIPFWIRVGLPLVGL